In one window of Desulfuribacillus alkaliarsenatis DNA:
- a CDS encoding oxidoreductase — MEKKKALILGATGLVGNELLKILLNSSEYGMVIAIVRRPLTINHPKLREIVSDFENLEAEKDYFAVDDVFCCLGTTIKKAKTQEKMYKIDVEYPLEIARLAELCGAKHFLLVSSMNANPNSRIFYSRIKGQLEELLQRIPYERISILRPSLLLGNRKEHRFGEELATKLYKAINIIFRKPMPKLAIEASVVAEAMHRIAQTQKKERVAVYSASAVMAYAIR, encoded by the coding sequence ATGGAAAAGAAAAAAGCACTCATTTTAGGAGCTACTGGCTTAGTGGGAAATGAATTATTAAAGATTCTTTTAAATTCTAGCGAATACGGAATGGTGATTGCCATAGTCAGACGACCACTAACTATAAACCATCCCAAGCTCAGAGAAATAGTTAGTGACTTTGAAAATCTTGAAGCTGAGAAGGATTACTTTGCTGTAGACGACGTATTCTGTTGCTTGGGAACAACAATTAAGAAAGCCAAAACCCAGGAAAAGATGTACAAAATCGATGTAGAGTATCCACTGGAGATTGCAAGGCTAGCAGAATTATGCGGCGCTAAGCACTTTTTGCTTGTAAGCTCTATGAATGCTAACCCGAATTCGCGAATATTCTATTCCCGTATAAAAGGACAGCTAGAAGAACTATTACAAAGAATTCCTTATGAAAGAATTTCTATATTACGCCCATCACTATTGTTAGGAAACCGCAAGGAGCATAGATTTGGTGAAGAGTTGGCTACGAAGCTATATAAAGCTATAAATATAATCTTCAGGAAGCCAATGCCGAAGCTTGCCATAGAAGCCAGCGTTGTAGCCGAAGCAATGCATCGGATTGCACAAACACAAAAAAAAGAAAGAGTGGCAGTTTATTCTGCTAGTGCGGTGATGGCGTATGCTATACGATAA
- a CDS encoding Sau3AI family type II restriction endonuclease produces the protein MLYDKYCEESIIKHGKKLESKTLKQYLDENLNPTVIVRKSSAFNSGKGSLGQLVEELVFGYKINSAKQADFHDVNMELKVVPLKRVRPVKSSKLVCKQRGLAVKERMVLSIIDYMTIVNEDWETNSLASKLSKILLIFYIYEKDVNLLDYTFELVDKWEPSATDLAIIKKDWNTIIDKIKNGLAHELSEGDTFYLGAATKGASSKSLRAQPCSPVQAMQRAFSLKRSYVENIFEELITNQSEENVAEKPIDVIIHEIMTRYKGQTVAEIIEKLNIEVSTAKNWLNLICRKLLLAELGDTFESFGQIKKAGIELKTICLQINGIPKEGMSFEQINYSEIINESWDDSNIRSRFESKKHLWIVFKAQIHYKKQKDLSFKDIIFDQCMFWNMPAKDLEVDYKALWEDTVQKIRENDFDSFLTSKDNPVGHIRPKAKNSKDKDIFNGVLVPKKAFWLNARYIANQIEKHVSRVK, from the coding sequence ATGCTATACGATAAATATTGTGAGGAATCAATAATTAAGCATGGGAAAAAGCTTGAATCTAAGACGCTTAAACAGTATTTAGATGAAAACCTAAATCCTACAGTGATTGTGAGAAAAAGCTCTGCTTTTAATTCAGGTAAAGGGTCACTGGGGCAGCTTGTTGAAGAACTAGTTTTTGGTTATAAAATCAATTCTGCAAAACAAGCCGACTTCCATGATGTGAATATGGAGCTTAAAGTTGTGCCGCTGAAAAGGGTTAGACCCGTGAAAAGCAGTAAATTAGTCTGCAAGCAGCGAGGCTTAGCAGTCAAAGAACGCATGGTGCTATCAATAATAGATTATATGACAATTGTTAACGAAGATTGGGAAACAAACTCATTAGCAAGTAAGCTGTCAAAAATATTATTGATTTTTTATATTTATGAAAAAGACGTTAATTTATTAGATTACACCTTTGAATTAGTAGATAAATGGGAGCCATCAGCTACAGATTTAGCAATTATTAAAAAAGATTGGAATACCATTATCGATAAAATTAAAAATGGGTTAGCACATGAATTATCAGAAGGAGATACTTTTTACTTGGGTGCAGCTACAAAGGGGGCATCGTCAAAATCATTACGAGCACAGCCATGCTCCCCGGTGCAAGCCATGCAAAGGGCTTTTTCGCTAAAAAGAAGTTATGTAGAAAACATTTTTGAAGAATTAATTACTAATCAATCTGAAGAAAATGTAGCAGAAAAACCTATCGATGTAATAATTCATGAGATTATGACGCGCTATAAAGGACAGACTGTTGCTGAAATTATAGAAAAGCTAAATATAGAAGTATCAACGGCTAAAAACTGGTTAAATCTTATTTGCAGAAAATTACTTTTAGCAGAATTAGGCGATACATTTGAATCCTTTGGTCAGATTAAGAAAGCGGGAATAGAGCTAAAAACTATATGCTTACAGATTAATGGCATCCCAAAGGAAGGAATGTCATTTGAACAAATTAATTATAGTGAAATAATCAATGAAAGCTGGGATGACTCAAATATTAGAAGTCGCTTTGAGTCCAAAAAGCATTTATGGATAGTCTTTAAAGCGCAGATACATTACAAGAAACAAAAGGATTTGAGCTTTAAAGATATAATATTTGATCAGTGCATGTTTTGGAACATGCCAGCTAAAGACCTCGAGGTGGATTATAAAGCACTATGGGAGGATACTGTACAAAAAATAAGGGAAAATGATTTTGATAGCTTCTTAACGTCAAAAGATAATCCAGTAGGCCATATAAGACCAAAAGCAAAAAACTCTAAGGATAAAGATATATTTAATGGTGTGCTAGTTCCTAAAAAAGCTTTTTGGTTAAATGCGCGCTATATAGCTAATCAAATCGAGAAACATGTAAGTAGAGTTAAATGA
- the dcm gene encoding DNA (cytosine-5-)-methyltransferase, protein MEKSVVELFAGVGGFRLGLGQASEEFKFVWANQWEPSRKAQDAYECYISHFGNSDIHSNEDINKVDKNDIPQHSVLVGGFPCQDYSVARTGAQGIKGKKGVLWWDIYEILKAKTPPFVILENVDRLLKSPSSQRGKDFGVILGCFKELDYSVEWRVINAADYGFPQRRRRIFIFAYKNNTSYAKGLKEYNLNEIIEHTGFFQQGFPAEPISLELSNKSKSTFDFIFEDLIEVSDNFTLEFSNAGIMRGNEIHTQQLCASECYTVEQQTLKDILESNVDERYYLNGELDDWLYMKGPKRIERTNKNGHKYIFAEGGIAFPDPVDKPARTMLTSESSKNRSTHIIEDPLTGRKRKLTPIECERLNGFPDNWTNTGMSERFRYFCMGNALVVGLIEKMGITLSEIIDGETSSSSEKEDQLTAVS, encoded by the coding sequence ATGGAAAAGTCAGTAGTTGAATTATTTGCGGGTGTTGGGGGATTTCGTCTAGGGCTCGGACAGGCTTCGGAAGAGTTCAAATTCGTTTGGGCAAACCAATGGGAGCCTAGTAGAAAGGCGCAGGATGCCTACGAATGCTATATTAGCCACTTCGGAAATTCAGATATACATAGCAATGAAGATATAAATAAGGTTGATAAAAACGACATACCACAGCACTCTGTATTAGTTGGGGGCTTTCCTTGTCAGGACTACAGTGTGGCAAGAACTGGCGCCCAAGGCATTAAGGGGAAAAAAGGTGTATTGTGGTGGGACATCTATGAAATACTAAAGGCTAAAACCCCGCCATTTGTGATATTAGAAAACGTCGATAGATTACTAAAGTCTCCAAGTTCTCAAAGGGGGAAGGATTTTGGTGTCATCTTAGGGTGTTTTAAGGAATTAGATTACTCAGTAGAATGGCGTGTTATAAATGCAGCAGATTATGGATTCCCTCAGCGAAGAAGAAGAATTTTTATTTTCGCTTATAAAAATAATACAAGCTATGCCAAAGGATTAAAAGAATATAATCTTAATGAAATAATTGAACACACAGGCTTCTTTCAGCAGGGATTTCCAGCTGAGCCAATATCATTAGAGTTAAGCAATAAGAGTAAGAGCACATTTGATTTTATTTTTGAAGATTTAATAGAAGTATCAGATAACTTCACATTAGAGTTTTCAAATGCAGGCATTATGAGAGGAAATGAAATACATACACAACAATTATGTGCTTCAGAATGTTATACAGTTGAACAACAGACGCTTAAGGATATTTTAGAAAGTAATGTTGATGAAAGATATTACTTAAATGGCGAACTGGATGATTGGCTTTACATGAAAGGTCCGAAGCGGATTGAACGCACTAACAAGAATGGACATAAATACATTTTTGCAGAGGGTGGAATAGCCTTTCCTGACCCTGTAGACAAGCCTGCTAGAACAATGCTAACTAGTGAGTCGTCGAAGAATAGAAGCACACACATAATAGAAGACCCGCTAACTGGCAGAAAAAGAAAGCTAACACCTATTGAGTGTGAAAGGCTAAACGGCTTTCCAGATAACTGGACAAACACGGGTATGTCAGAGCGATTTAGATATTTTTGCATGGGCAATGCCTTAGTAGTAGGCTTAATTGAAAAAATGGGAATTACATTAAGTGAAATTATCGATGGCGAAACCAGCTCTAGTAGCGAAAAGGAAGATCAACTAACAGCAGTATCCTAA
- a CDS encoding DegV family protein, giving the protein MIKIMADSTCDLSQDILEKYDIGVAPLKINIDGKTYSDKIDIKTDELFELLPNIEKHPTTSMPSPTEFLSIMKEAVDKGHTSILCICMSSGTSASYQAAEIAKDTFYDENPNSEIKIHVVDSKSMSHGSGWLILKSARLRDEGASFDELVKFNEAYKKNVKHYLSVDDLDHLIRSGRLTNTSAFIGKLLKLKPIMSMKDGKGAIVAKERGRKKVLNHYVSEFLKRNNPELTDFIIIGYSNEIGVAEVLKEKLIQEAGYNGEIFIMQMGVAVSTHVGPGAISLFFIEKNRN; this is encoded by the coding sequence ATGATAAAAATAATGGCAGACTCTACCTGCGATTTATCACAGGATATATTAGAAAAGTACGACATAGGCGTTGCACCACTGAAAATTAATATCGATGGAAAAACCTACAGTGACAAAATAGATATTAAAACAGATGAATTATTTGAATTGCTTCCAAATATAGAAAAGCACCCTACAACGTCGATGCCAAGTCCTACAGAATTTCTAAGCATTATGAAAGAGGCCGTAGACAAAGGACATACATCTATATTGTGTATATGTATGTCTAGTGGGACAAGTGCTTCCTATCAGGCTGCAGAAATAGCTAAAGATACTTTTTATGATGAAAATCCTAATTCAGAAATTAAAATACACGTTGTAGACTCTAAAAGCATGAGTCATGGTAGTGGCTGGCTAATACTAAAAAGCGCTAGACTAAGGGATGAAGGTGCTAGCTTTGATGAGCTAGTTAAGTTTAACGAAGCTTATAAGAAGAATGTTAAGCACTATTTATCCGTAGATGATCTAGATCATTTAATTCGCAGTGGTCGTTTGACTAATACAAGTGCCTTTATTGGGAAGTTACTTAAGTTAAAGCCGATAATGTCCATGAAAGACGGTAAAGGCGCCATAGTTGCTAAGGAAAGAGGCCGCAAAAAGGTTCTAAACCACTATGTGAGTGAATTCTTAAAAAGAAACAATCCTGAGCTTACGGATTTCATTATCATTGGCTACTCGAATGAAATCGGAGTAGCTGAAGTATTAAAAGAGAAGTTAATTCAAGAAGCGGGCTATAATGGTGAGATATTTATTATGCAGATGGGGGTTGCCGTTAGTACCCATGTAGGACCTGGGGCGATTTCTCTGTTTTTTATTGAAAAGAATCGCAACTAA
- a CDS encoding DUF4342 domain-containing protein has protein sequence MVTIEQVEKLRKHTGVSYEEAKKALEETNGDVLEAVINLEKQNRIKPPNEGGQYQSSSGQQQNSDSKINETSDENQSNSNSTSFGEMIGRFFRWFGKIVHKGNTNSFKVMKDNEKIMAIPLTAMVLLLIFAFWLVIPLVIIGLFFGYRYWFEGPEVSNPSVNRAMDSVADAAESLKKDFTNGMNDKKGE, from the coding sequence ATGGTTACAATAGAACAAGTAGAAAAGCTACGAAAGCATACGGGAGTATCTTATGAAGAAGCGAAAAAGGCGTTAGAGGAGACGAACGGTGATGTCTTAGAGGCGGTCATTAATTTAGAGAAGCAAAATCGGATTAAACCGCCTAATGAAGGAGGACAATATCAATCCAGCTCAGGGCAACAACAGAATAGTGATAGTAAGATTAATGAAACTAGCGATGAAAATCAAAGCAACTCTAATTCAACGAGCTTTGGAGAAATGATTGGACGCTTTTTCAGATGGTTTGGGAAAATTGTACACAAAGGAAATACTAACAGTTTTAAAGTAATGAAAGATAACGAAAAAATTATGGCCATACCATTAACGGCTATGGTGCTACTGCTTATTTTTGCATTCTGGCTTGTCATTCCATTGGTGATTATTGGGCTGTTCTTCGGCTATAGATATTGGTTTGAAGGACCAGAGGTGAGTAATCCATCAGTCAATCGAGCTATGGATTCAGTGGCAGACGCTGCTGAAAGCTTAAAAAAAGACTTCACTAACGGAATGAACGACAAAAAAGGTGAGTAA
- a CDS encoding response regulator transcription factor — protein MEKILIIEDEEKIARFIQLELEYEGYQVEKALNGRDGLEMVKAQPFDLVLLDLMLPGLNGIEVLRRIRQFSNQPVILLTARDSVMDKVTGLDGGADDYITKPFAIEELLARIRATLRKASANNTAVTSHVLRAGPLELDASRRRACVYDTVLDLTKREFDLLQCLLENKNIVLQREVLLEKIWGYDFDGGSNAVDVYIRYLRAKVEEPFSLKLIHTVRGVGYVIRDE, from the coding sequence ATGGAGAAAATACTAATTATTGAAGATGAAGAAAAGATTGCCCGTTTTATTCAGCTTGAGCTAGAATACGAGGGTTATCAAGTAGAAAAAGCTTTAAATGGAAGGGATGGGCTTGAGATGGTTAAGGCTCAGCCCTTTGACCTCGTTCTGCTAGATTTAATGCTACCAGGCCTTAATGGCATAGAGGTGCTGCGTCGGATTCGACAATTCTCCAATCAACCAGTAATCCTGCTAACGGCACGTGACTCCGTAATGGATAAAGTGACAGGACTGGACGGCGGAGCTGATGATTACATTACTAAGCCATTTGCAATTGAAGAATTGCTAGCAAGGATTCGCGCAACTCTAAGGAAGGCTTCAGCAAATAATACTGCAGTGACATCGCACGTATTAAGGGCAGGGCCGCTAGAATTAGATGCAAGTCGTAGAAGGGCTTGCGTATATGATACTGTACTTGATTTGACAAAACGGGAGTTTGATTTACTTCAATGTTTATTAGAGAACAAAAACATAGTATTACAGAGGGAAGTACTTTTAGAGAAAATATGGGGTTATGATTTTGACGGAGGCTCTAATGCAGTTGATGTGTATATACGCTACCTGCGTGCTAAGGTTGAGGAGCCTTTTAGCCTAAAGCTTATACATACCGTAAGGGGTGTAGGGTACGTGATTAGAGATGAATGA